DNA sequence from the Salvelinus alpinus chromosome 7, SLU_Salpinus.1, whole genome shotgun sequence genome:
TTTACATGATTTAGCTTATTCttaattaattaatcattaacgtttgcttcattcatgtgactgaccaatacctcacgaggcttcttctctctaagctgagaccttgaaactgaaatatctttcgttctcaaaacaaggtctgggtGTACTGCTAAATTGCAGATATTGATAAGTGAGGATTTGTTcagtcagtcacttgcatgaacacagaaattagttattagaaaagcacaagtATAACATTTCCATCACATAGGATAGTGCTCAAGATCACACCTACAGTAACATATTAGACTTGGTTTGGatctcactctgtcttcctctcactttcTTTCAGCTCCATGGGCAGTGTACAATACGTCTACTTCAACAAGGgcctctgaacacacacacacctgccttatTAATCATCAGCCAAACAGGGAGAGCATCTGAATTTTTTTAACAAAATGAGCCAATCAGCATCCTCGGCAATGTCCAATAGGAACGCTTGTAGGAGAAATAGCTTTCTCCTGGTTTGTCTTTGTTTATTTTCAACAAATCTTTGTGACTGAAGTGGAGATGTTCTCCAGAAGACACTGGAAAAAGGTCAAATTTTAAGTACAGTGGCACATCCCATCCCTGCATTGAGGTGCGTTTTCGACCCATATCTCATGACGGCGCCACGTGTCTTAATGTAGCCATGACTGTATTCTGACCCCAGTGCAGCTCGGTTTAAACAAGTGTAACGGTAGGGTCAGTCTCTTCTTGCAATTAAAAGAGTTAAAGTGTGTGtaattaataaatatatatatatatattctctttTTATACTTCTGTCCATAATGTTAATTTCATACAGTGTATGATTCAAGTGACGCTACTAACCATGTACACTTTGTGCTGTCTGAAAATCTTCAATCACACATTTCAGCCTCTTTAGAAAACTGTCTGGAAGGACAATGACCCTTTGGACATTGTGTGTGTCCCAAATATCatttgcgtctcaaatggcactctatttcctacatagtgcacttcttttgaccagagccatttgGGTGCCATTTCAGAAGCAGCCTGTGTTAGTGACTCTTGACCTAAGATTAAACTATGACCAACTGTGTGTGTACACATATCAGTGTTGGGTGCAAATGAACTGTAGTGTATTGCCCAAACAATGTGATGCCATATCAGGAATGGACGTTTACTAAAGCCATCATGCAAGGTGTTCTATAGAATGTTCTGTGGTTTTGCCCTAAGATCTATGCATCAGTGTTCTGAGTCTATGGTTCCACAGTTTAGTGTTCTAGAATGCTTGTGTTCACATACGCTGAAGTGAAGCGAGCCTAGCCAATGTACATTTGGCTGAGTGGTGAAGAAGTCATTGATGCCACCAGATTTCTATTGACAAGTATAATTTATTCTCATTGACTAAACTGTCTTGGTGCATTTTGTTTCAGAATTCTAGTTCCACCCTCTCTGTACTACAGTCAGTCAAGAACTGAAAGACTGGGATATACATGGGTATTATACACTGATTCTTCTCTAATGGAGTTAGCCTCTGCCAAGTCCTCAACAATCGGATGTTccagttttcaggggaaatgtaaAGAGCTTGTGACGCGACTTCCGTttttggacgttaacaaggcGACACTCCACTTAACTCCTCCACTTAACACCTCTCCCGTCATGTTttttgttcaaaacaactgggaactcgtaaATCTCCGACATCCTgctcggaattccaagttggaaaTTCTGGCATCTTTCTacagctccgacctgaagatcaccgacgtcatgatttgaccacgGTTATTTCCGTGTTCCCAGTTGTTTCTAAAGCACCATAAATCGGGGATCACTGGCGCGTTCGAAACAATTGGAAACTGGGGGGGAGGGGGAAACTAGGTAAAATCATGacttcagtgatcttcaggtcgggaAGTCGGAGCTGTAGAAAGATGCCGGAGTTTCCGATcttgaattccgagttggatgacagtTCAAAAATGATTTTTGTCAGTTGGAGCTAATTTTTTCCCCTAAATAATTCAGTTGTCCTGAATGCTGTTGATAAAAGGTGAGGTGCACAGGTGAGCGAGTCGGTCAAGGATCTTTGCCTTTTGTTACTAAAGGCTAATGCATAGATATAAAGGCCTATCTTGGCTTCAAGCATATATGAGCATAAAAGTTTTTCTTACAATGCTCAGAAGTGCGAATTCCCAGGTGTTTTTGGACGCAGCCCTAGTTTTAAGGCTTTTCTTTTACGCATGCTGTTAGGTTACATCCTTACTGATGTAGAAGTTGTGGTAATACAAACGTACCATCAGGGGGCAATGTCTTCTTGACAGAGAAACTGAAACGCCCGCTTTCCAGAtgcagccctattccctatattaaaaaggaatttatttaactaggcaagtcagttaatcaaattcttatttacaatgacagcctaccccgggccaaatgtgcaccgccctatgggactcccaatcacagccaggattcaaaccagggagTGTAgtaatgcctcttgcactgagatgcagtgccttagaccgctgcgccactcaggagcccaactcaactctggaccttgaagcctGTGTACAACTGATGTATATGCATTTGTCGGTTGTAATAAAACAGttttctgaacaaaaatatcttTGAGGTAGTATTTGAACCAGGCTAGGacctgaggggtatactacaaaggtTCAAATAGTTAACCTGCTAACATGCCTATATATTCTGAAATAcacaggttggtggcaccttaattggggaggacgggctcgtggaaATGTGGAAtaaggtttccatgtgtttgatgccattccatttacccCTTTTCAGACATTATGGGGCggcagtggttagagcattgggccagtagccgacaggttgctagatcaaatccccgagctgacaaggtaaaaatctgttctgcCTCTTAACAAGggcgttaacccactgttcctatgctGTCATTGTACATTTTTTcgtcactgacttgcctagttaaataaaggttaatatgaggcagcctccactgctgaaATAACTTGGTTCATTTGAAAGATAAGGCAGACCATGCCCATTTAAAGCTTAACTCAACCAAGAACACCTACATTTAGCTTTGTTTATGAACCAGAAAATCAATTTACTTCAGCCTGTTTTAACAAAGTTATCGGACTAACTCATTGAACCTACTTTGTAGAATACCCCTCTGGGCCAGTGAGACCAATGAGCAGCTCTAGCCTTTCCATTCATTGGCTAACATTTCCATATTATTTTGGAAGATAAAACATTGATCACTTTCAACATTTCCAGACTGTAGCTATTGAGTCACAATGTCAATTCCCTGAGCAGAAAGTTATTTTAAAAGGTTTTAATCGGTGTTAACATTTTCATTGTGATGCATTTCCAATAAGCAGTAATCTTCAACAATGCCACATTGTTATCCCTGCAGTGGTCAACAATCAGCCCCAAAACCATTTTAAGATCTAAAATGTGGTATCCTTTATTCTCAACATCAAACATACTCCAGTCCAAatttcactccctgtacttgaaAGTTCATTCAACAGGCAAAGTACTTCAAGTACTCCGTGCAATATGGGAAGCGGGCTGTTTCTCTTCAGTCAGgtaaccacaggaggttggtggcaacttaattagggaggacaggctcgtggtaatggcatCAACTGTTTGATGCCATTCACTCCTTTCCAgacattatgagccatcctcccttcagcagcctccactgggtgCAACATGTGAAACATCATTTAATCAAGGATTATAACTACCAGcagcacagacacagagaaagTTATTTCAAAAGGTTTGGTTTTATTTGATAATACTGTTGTATATTTTTGTCAATCAACTGAACGTCCACAAAGGATTAAACATGCATAGTCTGGATGTATCCAAACTCAACCCCTTTATCTCACTCAATCTCCCCCTCCATACCATGTGTACATCAGAAAGCATTGGATAAGGTAGAAGAAATATGGTATTACCAAGGCATTGCCTATGTTTATATCTAGCCAAGCTTATTTAGATCTATGCAAGTGCCTTCCTTGCAAGTAGGTGGCTAGGAGTAAGATTCTCACGTGCTCCCAGCGAAAGACATACACCACGtcatcatatatatttttttaagagaCTTGATAGGGAGAAACAATCTAtatgtaaaatgtaatcaaaATGGAAAACAGCCCACTCTTAAATTAAGGCTTCTGATACTTTAAATCCAAATTAATATATAGCATTATTTTGAGATGTTAGGAGTATGTGCCTAAGACACTAGATCCTATTGACGTGGTTTCCTGAGAAGTTCACACTTCTCTGGGCATTGGGGATTTgatctcgcaacctttcggttactaatccaacgctctaaccactaggctacctgccgcaatgTAAGATCTGAACATTTGCACAGCGCAATGGACTGCAGTTAAGACTGCCTGGAACGCGGCTGTGTCCCGtaaggcaccctatttcctttgtagtgtgctacttttgaccaaggcccatatagtgcactatataatggagtagggagccatttgggatacacatcTTCCTGTCTGGGGTACTATATTAAGATCACTAGAGAATCACAGTTATACCTCTACTGGAATTCCTCTtcaaaaagtataaaatgtagttcTGACAGAAATAATTATAAAAATACAAAAGTATATGCgtaactcctcccaccagcctccaatgAGGCATAGGTACcatacagcagtggaggctggtgggagcagCTATAGGAGAaaaggctcattgtaatgactggaatggagtcaaacatatggaaaccacatttaACTCAGTTCCATTCATTCcagtccagccattacaatgagcctataGCGTctaccaccagcctccactgctgtataGCTatcgagagagagaaggggtagtGGGTGGAGACAGAGGGGGGTGTTGAGTCTAGAAGGACCGTCGAGGGGAGGGCGGCATAGGGGTGAAGGTTATGGAGTGTGGGGAAGGGGGAAGGGCAGGGGTAAAATGTGATACCATCAACTGGGCTGGTGAGACACGCATTCTAGAAGGTCGTTTTAAATGTTATTCACAGATCTGTCTGACTGGGATGCTTAGAGTTCAGACAAAACGAACGCAACCACTTATAAAAACTAAACTACTTTCTTTCCAAATGTCGATTAGAATAATCTGGGAAGTCCCGCCTCACCATCAATCTGATTGTGATAACATGGGCATGAGAAGCAACATCAAATAGCATTTAACTAAAGAAAAAACACAGAAAGGCAACTTGTATTAGGACTTGAATCAAACAGAATGTGGAAACATTGTCTAGCCATCATTGAATAGATATGGGGTTGTTCTACCCTGGGTAGTTTGAGAGAGGTAGGAGTTCAGGGGCAAAGAGTTGCACTTGAtttagatccccccccccccggcccgACAGTTAAGCAGAGTTCTCCCTTTTGCAACCATTCCATACAGTAGGTCAAAAGGTGAGTTCTCTGCCCAGGAGGTGCACAAAAGGAGTTAAATCAAGTGCACCTTTCTCTTTAAGGGTTCTgtccaaaatggcatcctattccctataaagtgcactacttgggcactggtaaaaaaaaaaaaaaagaagttgtgcactatagggaatagggtgccatttgagacacccATAGTTTAAAGAATCAGTCCTCCTGACGCCAGCCTCAGGGGGATGTGAAAATCACTCGACCAGTCTCATGACCCTAAATCGCTACAAACACCCTGAGCCAGTCTAGCTCCTTCCCCTAGCCTCTAACCCTTCTGTTTGTTGACCTGAAGGAACCAAGTATGTGTAAGCAATTTGACAAAATGAACATTCAGGGAGCTATGTGGATCGATTTCCCAGGAGGAtgcagaggggaggacagctcatgtcTGGAAGGGAGTCAATGAAATGGTATCatttattccgttccagccattacaacgagccagtcctccccaattatggtgccaccaacctcctgtgaatgCCATCACCATACTATGAATACATCAGGTCCCTTTAGATCTGCAGACAGAAGGGAGAAGTAGCAAGGTATTTTTGAACCAGTAAACAATTTCACCGATCTCACGCAAATCAATCAGCTTTGCCTCGTTATATTTTATTTGTATCATATTCATCTTGCCCTTTCACACAGAACTTATTTTCTCCTAATATTTCACTCAATTGTTTagatttatttttcttaaaaatCAGGCtttgcagtgggcagctggaaggGGGTGGTGGCAGGAAGTGACTAGGGGTCCTCGATGTCCATGAACTCTTTCTTGGGCGGAGCATTACCGCGGTACCAGGAACAGGAGCCGTCGGCCCTCTTAACGCAGGCATAGTGGTTGGCTTGGCGACCGTGCACCTGCTTCTCCATCATCAGGTCTGTCCACAGACACTCCTCTGGAGCAGAGATGGCACAGGGCAGGGAGGGGCAGCGCACAatctacacagagacacacaccaggTTAAGACAAGTCACAGGAGATGTTTCCCTACCAATCTACCTCCTCCAAATCCCCACCCTGCTCCCACCACCTCCCTACCTTGCAGTCACAGCCCATCTGATAGCGCTGAGTCAGACTCGTCTTCTGAGTGGGGCTCATGGACTCCCAGGGAGTGATGTAGTCACACAGGGTCACATGCATCTTCCCACCTGCCTCCACCTTGCCTGCAGAAGAAAAGATAAGGCAGGGAAGAGATCCTCTTTAAAAAAACAGCAACAGAAATGTGGTTCTGAAACACTAAATCAGACATggttttctttcctcccccttcCTTAGATGGGGACAGACAGCGGTTAGGAAAGGGAGAGGGTGTGAGGAGTAGAATGAGGAGAGGGGTGAGTCATTGAAAGGCTAGTCTTACAGAAAATGGTTTTCACCATGCCGAGGTCCATTGGGAATCCTAAAGGAGGAAACACTAGCCTCAGCAGTCCCTGGCCTGGTGTTCCCTGTAATTAGGCTGTGAGAGAACGAGTAGGGAAACCAAAGCACGCATGATCTAATGCCCCTCTGTGTCTCGCTTTACGTCTAGCCCATGTCTGCTCTAGTTGTGCTCACTCGGCACCTTCTGGCacagcctgatcccagatctgtttgtgccgtcttgccaactccttataACACTAATAACTGTAAGACTAGGCAAAGCAGCACAAACAGCTCTGGGATCAGGCTACTTTTAGCACATAGCGGAGGGAGATTAACTATGCCATCAGTGTGTGGTAAGGTCCAACAGACTATCCTCACCTGAGATCAGGTACTCCTTCTTGCCACTGGTATCGAAGGTAACGCCACACACAGCGGAGACTGGAGCAGTGAAGATCTCCTCAATGTCCTGGTCAGGACCCTTATACATCTACAACTCAACAGGTCAGGGTTAGATGAACACAGGTCTCATATCTTACACAACCACAGGTGACGTGTTAGAGGTCAGAGGGGGTTAGAGGTCGTGGATGTAGTCTCACCTTGAGCTGTTTGACGTCATACTGTATCCTGGTGATGGGGTTACCATAGATATCATTCCCAGCATCTACCTCCTTCTCCCCCACCACCTTTGCGCGGATCACTGCAGGGAAACAGGATCAGAGGACATAACACACACACGAGTCCCGAAAACAAAGCTTCTGTTTGAATTCCTTCTCCCACCACATCTAGTTAACCACCTGCAGATGGTGCCCAGGCAGCCTGAACAGCCTTGACTGCAGCCTGGCATTCCTACAGCACAGTAATAAACCAACAACCCACAATACAGGGAGTCAAAACAGCCTTTGTTGTTTTGACTGTTTCAGGATGTGAACAAGCTGCCAGTAACATTCCAGATGTTCATGCCCCAAATCACATCACCATTTGTTAGCACATATGGATAGGGAGAGATGTTTCAGGCAGTGAGAACACAA
Encoded proteins:
- the LOC139580406 gene encoding metalloproteinase inhibitor 2-like codes for the protein MQLSINGVLCTLTVLLLWQAEELVEGCSCAPVHPQQAFCNADVVIRAKVVGEKEVDAGNDIYGNPITRIQYDVKQLKMYKGPDQDIEEIFTAPVSAVCGVTFDTSGKKEYLISGKVEAGGKMHVTLCDYITPWESMSPTQKTSLTQRYQMGCDCKIVRCPSLPCAISAPEECLWTDLMMEKQVHGRQANHYACVKRADGSCSWYRGNAPPKKEFMDIEDP